CGATTTCGTCATCAAGTAGCGGTGGAGGAGGTGGCATTGCctgttgtggtggtggtggtggtgggtagTGCCCGTGGTGGCCTCTTTGAACTTGAAGAACATATAAAGAAGATGGGTCATTTCGgccatggtggtggtggtgatggtggttgtTATGATGGGTGGAAGGGCTTTCAAGAGATGCTGCATTGCAGAGATGAATCTTTGAAGTTGCAGAGTAGATCATAAggcagatgatgatgatgaggacgacAGGCGCCCTACTGCAACttgaagagagagagctctTCATTGACGTTTCTTGAGGTAGTATCACTCAAAAGAATTCAAGAAACTCAGAGAAATACAAGCCAGGTAGAGACTATAGAGggagttttaacttttaagatgggagagagagagagagagattttaaaCGCAAAGGCAAGAAACCCATGAACCCAAACCCATTGGCCATTGGTACTTGATCCTTAAAGGTTCAAATAAATTGCACCACGAGTCGTTTCCCTGCATTTAAAAGTTATAAAGCCGGCCCATCCGGTCGGTCCCCCATTTCACGATTATTATGAATTTATGACATTATATGGTGGGGGAAAAACATCTCTCCAGgattatctctctcctcttccataTTAAAAAACATCTTTGCCCTTGTcttgtggaagagagagagatagacacaaggggTTTTAGCGTAGATTATGTTTCCGATTAGAAACCACTTCCTTGTTATAACATCGATCATATATTTATCTCATCAGAGAAAATTATTTCATTATATGCAAATGAAACGAAGCAAAGTTAGAAATATGTGGCCAAATAAAAATGTAACAAGCAATGATATGGATTCGCTAAGATGGAGAGAGACAATTGTAGATTTAGATGAGATTTTTGACGACACTAAATGGTGTTGGATCATATTAGGTGTGTGCAGGATAATGTTCGATCATGGGGAAGACAATAGGAGAAACAATATCAAGATGAAGAAATATAAGAAACTTTATCCCATCTGAGACACTCAGGTCTATTAATTTCAATCATTCAAGTGAAGTTTTGAATTGTTGGATTTGAAGAGCAGCAAAAAAGGTAAAACTCTCTTTGTTTTGTATTGATAGACCAAAGATGAGAGAGATCGATTGATGATCCCATCATTAATGCGATCgatatcattattattattgttttttatgggaaaagaaaaattaaattaaaaatgcTACAACAAAGTATCAAGGTCGACATATTGTATCGCCTAGCTATGTTGGTCAAAACAACAACTAGATCATTCGTAGGCCTAAGCAGAAGATGGAAGTTAATTATAGTATTATAGACATCCATAGAAATAGGAATTGTGCTCCAAGGCCATGAAGTGATTATGAGATTAGAAAAAAGCCTATCAAGATCTTCACAGTTTGTCCATGCCTCCATTATCTTACATTCTTTTAGTTACGCTTGTTGAACTCTGTTGAAAAACACTGAGGACATTGCTTCCATTGGATCCCCTGTCATCAAGTAATCAGTTGATTTCatcataattattattaattttttttaatttttttggttgggTGCAATTTTTCAGCATTAATGAAACGGTAAGAAATTCAGGTTTTATGGATCAGAACGATGGATCGGGTCGATCGTATCAATATCTGACACAGAACCCGATTCGGAAACCCATGACAGGATTGGCCGATTCTGACTCATAAAACCCTGTCTGCAAGCTCAATAGtcggagggagggagagagagagagagagagagagatttaaacCATTCGATAAGCATCTGAGGGCTATTTACGTAAAATGGACAAACACTCCCGTCGTCGACTCGTATCTAACGAGAGACGAAACCGCGGGTGGCCGTTTAAGAGGAGAAAATATGGTTAGTTATATAGTAGTTTATTGTAGGGAAGAGGAAGACCAGTATAAACGCGGAACGAAGGGAGAGGTTTTAGGTTTTGCAGATCTGAAAATGGGCTTCTTGTATATCAAAAAGCGATAATTAAATCACTAGATCTGAACTCTCATAGGTTTGCCACTTCAGAGATCTCGGTTCCAATGGCGTCTCCATCGTCATTTGCCtcgatttgttttctctttttgctTCTCAATGTCAGTCACtgcaaaaccctaaaaagagACGGTAAGTTCGGATCCTTCACTTTAAATACATCTAGCTAATCGTTATTCAATCAAATGTTTGAACTGAGGTTTTTGTAAATAAGCTTCGTAGTTTGATATGAACTAAGTAGTTTTACTTTGCATGGATTTAGTTTGGAGTTGTTTAGATTTTGAAATCCGGGGTGTCTTACAATGAGgtatagcattttttttttctcagtgtATAGTCTTGTATCGCATTGATTTCGTATTGTTAATTAAACCAATAAAATTagtgaaaagaggaaaaaattgcAATCTCTTGGTGAATTGTTTAAGATCCCTTGTTCTAAGTAGGGTTGAATCTTTAGTATCTAACTTTATTGGATTCCAAGTTGAATTTATTTACTAAGATTTGATATGGTATTTGGAATATGCGAGTTTGAGATTGAGTTTGGGCTTGGTCATAGTGGGTTTGGTGAATGGATTACATTGTAGCCAAACTTCGATTGCAAGTTGTTGAAATTAATCCTTTCAATATCTTGCTGCATGTAACGTACGATATTCCAAAATTACGGAGTTCTGCTAAGTATCTTAGCCATGATAACGCttaattatttttgtattctatAGTTGTTGAATTTTTACCAGCTTCTTTATAACCTCAGTGGTTTGTAGAACATGTATTCAACCTTGGGGCCAAAGGTTCTAGGCTTGGTAGAGGCAGAGCAAGAAAGTTGTTGAATCTTTTCACGCATGATAATTAGTAGTGAAGTGGCTTTGATTTTGTGTAGAAGAGTTTATGGTGCTTTCTGATCTCACCAAAAGCGCTTTTCTACTTGCAGTGAAAGCCTTGAATGAAATCAAGGCATCTCTTGGCTGGAGGGTAGTCTATGCATGGGTTGGAGATGATCCTTGTGGAGATGGTGATCTACCACCTTGGTCTGGTGTCACATGTTCCACTCAAGGAGATTATAGGGTTGTGACAGAGCTGTAAGCTAACTTTTCTCTTCTTGTCAATGTTCTCACAATTATTCATCAATGATGGTATGCCCAATAGTGCGTGATGCAACTTCAGATTATGCTTGTCCATGGCATTTGTCATAtaatttgataattttttttactgtaaTGTATTGAGGCTATAAGGCTATGACCCTTGGAAGGTATTTGTTTTGTTCCTAATATGATTTACTGTGGACATGGAAATGTATCAGAATAAATCACACAATAATTAGAAGAAAACGATTGACAAATCTACCTTCACTGTAGTTCAATTCTGGGAGGTTGGAAATACAATTACATGTTTCATATACTGATACGGGCTTatcaatagtgatgatgatagTTCATGGTCATGAGAATCCAGCCTTAGAAATAATGTTTCTGGGCAGTGTTTGGTGTTGACCTCTAATGCTTATTTGTTTTTACCCTAATGTGATCATTCTTGCCTTGCAGGGAAGTTTATGCTGTATCGATTGTTGGGGCTTTTCCTACTGCTGTAACCAATCTGTTGGATCTAACAAGGCTGTAAGTGCTCTATATCTGATTTTTCTCTACACTGAGCTCATAGTACAGTATTGTGTGACACTGTGACCAGGAATTTCTTCTCATAAAATCTTTCAAGTTATTAAGTCTGTTCGGAAGGATTCAAATGAAGCCATTTGGTATTTTGTTCTTTAAGCTCAGCAGACCTGCTATTGTCACTTTTTCTGTTTCACATATCCATGCATGTGTCTGTGTCATTAAGGTGGTTAGAGGCTTTTATTAGGTGCAGAATGATCTTCAGGCTATCTGTCATTATTTTTGGTTGGAGTCGAATGGCCCATCtataaaagggggaaaaaaaatttggttacaCTTACTCAATTGCTATTTTGCACACACTattgataaataaatttattgtgCACGATAGGTTTTACATCCCCACCCTGCAACCCCAACCGTAGAagctttattctttttgtttactcTTAGAAACTTTAGTTACTCATATAAAAGGGAAACTTTTTGCTTGCAAGAAAATTCCTAAGCTGCCTTTGATTGTATTTGAATGTGTACGTATGAGAAAGGTCTTTTCATGGTATGTTGTGGAAGTGCAACGTGAATTTGAGGTAGTTCAATTCACAGTATTGTgttcattttttctttgaaaGAGTTGGCTAATACTTTGGCTGCATTTTAATTCCAGGGATCTTCACAATAACAAGTTGACTGGTCCAATCCCTCCTCAAATTGGACGGCTAAAGCGTCTTAGAACACTGTATGGTTGCAAACTCTTTcatagcctttttttttgggattagtTCTGTAGTTTACATACTCTTACAGCAtgtcattttgttttgtttcactgtggattatttactatttttttaaaaatgaatatgacctttgttgataaagaatgaaaagaatatGGTCTCCCAAACAGAAGATATACAAACAAAACACATCATTATAGACATGTCATAAAGATATGGTATCCCCAAAACATATTATGGTCTTTGCACATCTGGCTTTGCCAATTCCTCGTCCACTTTGGTGACTGATATTGGGTTCCATCGGAACAAGCATTTCAATGATGATGCGATAATTTGATGTTCCTGTTAGCTAAATTCCTCTTCCAACTAACTGATCATGTTGGCTGCTTCACCCTCAAAACTTGATCACAGGTTTCGTAGCCTTTGCAGTGACCCATTCTAGCCCTACTTTTGATCATAtgcattttaattaaaaaacagCTTAAACATGGGAGTTGAGTTCCAGAAAAGAATGCTAGTCCTAGACTCCTAGTGTCATTCTTAAAGATCAAAGAAGCATCCATTTTATTCGACAAAATCAACGTGTTACTGTTTTCTTATATGCTTCTCAGCTACAGACCCGTATACTTTTTGCCgagggagagagagactagGGTGCCTCCTGATTCTCTTGCCAATCAGCTCAGAAATCCCTGATTCTTTTGaatctttttaataaaaagaataGGCATCCAAATCAATGATATAAATTACTAAAACATGAAGACAAACAAAAGCATCTTCACTGGTCAAAACGAATGAGGCTACTCACCTGAAGATGTGACCCCAAGTCTCATTGAACAAACTGATAATCCGGTAATTTCCATTAACTCTCATGTGCTTGCCTGTGTGTACGAGGCACAAAGAAGACAGGGAATCGGCACAGCCAAAACTCGAGTCTTTTCTGCTGTCTTCCTTATTGAGCAAAGTACTCGCTCCTCTAGGTCAAGtaataaaggagaaatagaaCTGACAACTGAAATCTGCAGTACTAAAACTAAATCTCAAAACACCAGCATTTAAGAGGTCTATGGCCTCCCTGACCACCTCTTCCCCAGTTCCTGCACCTTGTGTGATTCTCTGTCTTCTAATTGGCATCTGATACCTCACTCTCCATACTAGGGTTTTGATATTTGATAAAGCTTGACATCTTACTTTTATTAGCCTTCGTCTTGAACTCTTCTATCCATCTCTTTTAGATGTATGGCGCTTTTCTTTTCTGCCAGGATTCTATATGAAATTCACTTGCCATCCATGGAGCAGGAAGTCATATATTTCTATACATAGATATGAGATTCTTAATTATTGTTATGTCTCTATTTGATCATCATATGTTGTTTCTTACATACTATGCAGTGGCTATTCTACATGCATTCCTCGTTATGGCTAAAAGAATCATTGGTCAGCATTTGTAATCCTTGGTTCTTTGTGTTGAATTTCCCAGTCACATGAGTTCCAAAAGTTGCAGTTGGTGATATCATTAATTTCTGGACATATCatgcaatatataatatataggTGTCAGGCAGAGGTGCTTTTTTTGCTTGTATGAATTTTCTGTTTGCAAACAGTTGTAATTTTTCAAGAAGTTGATTTatcttttgtcttattatttttatattttgttgtttacatttttctctctcattctgTTAGCAATTTGAGATGGAATAAGTTACAAGATTCCATTCCTCCAGAAATTGGTGAACTCAAGCAACTAACACATCTGTGAGTAGTATCAACCTCAATTATGATATTTGACTCAATCTCTATGGGgtgaaattttttcttaagtTGGTGATTTATTAACTGTAATTTTTGTAGCTACCTGAGCTTCAATAACTTCAAAGGTGAAATTCCTAAGGAGCTTGCAACTCTGCCAGAGCTTCGCTATCTCTATCTTCATGGGAATCGCCTCATAGGACGAATTCCACCAGAATTGGGGACTCTGCAAAATCTTCGACATTTGTATTTATTTCAATTCCCATCacaccccaacccaaaaaaaaaaaaaaaaaaaaatctacaagatTTTAGATTTTGGTGTCCTATTGCAGAAACTTCTCTTTATTATATATGCATTGTTATTTTCTCTGCCATCTGGATCATTTAACCTGTGCTAATATATTGTACCATTTTTTCAGGGATGTTGGGAATAATCATTTGGTGGGTACCCTAAGGGAACTCATCCGTTTTGAGGGAAGCTTTCCGGCATTGCGAAATCTGTATGTTAATTCCTATTGTTGGATTTGTGATATCGTAAACGGTAttctgtatttttggaattgaCAAATTGAGTACtgtttcttataatttttatatttaggTACCTGAATAATAATTTCTTGACGGGAGGAATTCCAGCACAACTTGCAAACTTGACAAATTTGGAGATCTTGTAAGTATACTTAATTCGAAATGATGGTCTAATGAGGTTGCATTTTGGCatgatttcttccttttttcagtTTTATTGCATTCATATTGTTTGAAGTTAATTGCTGTTTTGATTATAGGTACTTATCGTACAACAAGATGTTTGGTGTTATACCTTCGGGACTTGCCCGTATTCCTAGATTGACTTACTTGTGAGTCTTCATCTACTTCTCAATCTACTTTTTGTACATATTTCTTGCTTGAGAATATTTTTGTCAGTTGGGAGAACAAAAAATCCTTGCCTCTGCCATGCTGATTGTCACATGTATGAGGTTGAGAGTTGGATCACCATCCATTAGAtcctaagggggtgtttggttcggtaaatctttggaatgacattctttagaatgataattctt
This Macadamia integrifolia cultivar HAES 741 chromosome 10, SCU_Mint_v3, whole genome shotgun sequence DNA region includes the following protein-coding sequences:
- the LOC122092487 gene encoding probable leucine-rich repeat receptor-like protein kinase At1g35710, whose protein sequence is MASPSSFASICFLFLLLNVSHCKTLKRDVKALNEIKASLGWRVVYAWVGDDPCGDGDLPPWSGVTCSTQGDYRVVTELEVYAVSIVGAFPTAVTNLLDLTRLDLHNNKLTGPIPPQIGRLKRLRTLNLRWNKLQDSIPPEIGELKQLTHLYLSFNNFKGEIPKELATLPELRYLYLHGNRLIGRIPPELGTLQNLRHLDVGNNHLVGTLRELIRFEGSFPALRNLYLNNNFLTGGIPAQLANLTNLEILYLSYNKMFGVIPSGLARIPRLTYLYIDHNQLTGRIPEPFYKHPYLKEMYIEGNSFRPGVKPIGVHRVLEVSDTEFLF